In the Necator americanus strain Aroian chromosome X, whole genome shotgun sequence genome, gtgaatattttgggtgaaattgtatcatcctgtcggacccccctcttcacgtcaatgatgatgttcttctagaatggcgaaattccggtcgtgaagttactgtacaactctcgaagtacctttacatactgagtagggacgccttggttgtccaaagcttccatgaccgctttcgtctcaactgagtcgaaggccttcttcaagtcgatgaaggtgagacaaaGCGGCATTTTGCACtttcgtgatacctcgatgagtttcgaaacagtgtgaatgtgttcaatcgtgctgaatcctttttgtAACCCTGCTttctcgcatggctgtccttcatctaagactttttcaatcctattaaggatcactcttgtaaagagcttgtagatgacggacagtaagcagattgggcgataacTATctatgtcatgtggatctcccttcttaaacaacaacacggttttgctggtcttccactgtttaggaaccttgcattccgacatgTAACATGTAAAGAGCCTTGTTAGGGTGTTAATGAGTaatggcggaaggttctttaGGTGTCCTGGTCCTTTTCTGTCGGAaacgggtgccgtacgatttctaaCCGACATCACAACATTTCGTACTTCGAACGGGTGAACCTCTGGAACAACATCAGATGATGAGAGCAAGTGGGCATggcgaagagatcagagtagaagtcgtagatgattttctccatccccattctcgatgcaatggttgttcccttcggattccggagagcagtcatcctcgtcttgcgactgatgaagtctcgacgggcatagcggatgcttttccccgcatCTGCAGCTTCAgtcagcacttctgctcttctctctttaaggtcttcctttattgcctctctgcaaagccttgcgagcgcGGACGTGaattcttggttccctgcggctcgtgctgctccacgctggcgtatcagctcaagagtttcaagagacaggcgtctcttggtggttttagaacttTCAGCTTTCTTCGCGCAGTTCGACGACCCGGTCATagtcctcgtcgatgttgtccactgCGGagtcttcccaaaagccggctaaagTAGCGAAGAGATCTCAGTTTATGATAGTTCCTGGATTTCTCCATCTGAACTTGGctgctttctctgctctccttgtgaaggaaaatattcctcggaggaggcgatggtccgatcccgtatagaactttgatacaacaccgacgtccgtcattcagaaccttttactgacgatgatgtggtatatttcattacggtatccTCCACCAGgagactcccacgtccagcgtagagaggagggcttctggaattgcgagttcccatgaatGGTCATAGTCGTcgtgatgaactcggagagcctctccccctggtcgttccattgtaggccgtgggtcccggtatgaagttcctccggcgtgcTTCTTGGggcaactttggcgttgaaatcgccaattatgaccttgtagaaggcatgatcttctcggtagaacttctccagatcCATATAAAAAGCtttgacttcttcttcatcgcagcctgatgttggagcgtaagcgacgaagatagtcaaagctggtgttggaccacacctcctcatccgcagacgtccgattcgggtcgtaagttgttctaaagagtcgatgttctttgccatactcgtgttgacgaggacgccaactcctcgaacacctctactgtcgcatgttcctgagaacagttcttctccagtttcatatacggcgttgagagtaTGACGTCGTCTCgcctcggtcagtccgatgacgtcgtatttgatcttcttggctcgCATCATCaaatcttcgatggccgcttccgatgcaggcgtacgtgcgttataagtacagatcgtcatcctagtccttttccgtttcggtagcctatgtgactcctgcaaccccgtccttcctggcgctaccgttcctccggaatcaggagactcttttctattactgtgacatgcaaaagaattttaaaacccatgggcaggttgcaagcctatAGTCCCATAAGTTTTTGgaagaacttccgttctccctgagtggacatgtggagcttatttgttggaggcgactccaaaccgcctcccttgcacctcccagtcactcgATTGcgggcttttggccggaccgaagtgcgggatacaaggatgtcatgagtcagtcctggctcagcagaaacagggagtccattacctgaatccacccgcgtctctgggcaagcacaaggtcgcttttggtccgcgattagctcCCTATCCGCCACTTGGGGATCatcttttggttgttctcgggtgagttttatgtactgcgatctttcattcagaattctaaagcattcgtCGATTTCGGATTGCGTTGATGTTATAATGAAGCAATCATCGATATAACGGCAGTACATCTGTGGAAGACGTTCTATCACTGGTTGTTCTATTCTGCTCATAAAGCAAACGGCAAGAACTGGAGCAAGCCTTTGGCCCATAGCAAGTCCtcttatttgagagaaatatttttctgaccattcaaaaatattgcacTGGAGGCATTCGTTGATCAGGATCACTATGCGTTGCTTGCTTAGATCAAAGGTTTCTATATTACGGCCGTGTCTATCTAACATTTGACCGTTTGTGTACAAAGAGGTCACATCAAATGACTTCCACAGATGTACTGCCGTTATATCGATGATTGCTTCATTATAACATCAACgcaatccgaaatggacgaatgctttagaattctgaatgaacgatcgcagtacataaaactcacccgagaacaaccaaaagatggttggctgccttatttgaatgctcaaataaaactacacAATGGCATTGCAAGTGTGAAATGGTATCACAAGGAAAGCTCGAAAAACGTACTGATAAACGCAAAGTCAGCCCATCCTAatggcatgaaaaaggcaattatccgaaatatggtcaaaacagcaacagcaatgtgcacaggggataaagaacgggaggaatcactaaaactagccacAAGCATAGTTAGTTCAAACGGTTATTCGACATTGAAATCTAGCACCCAATCTCGAACTACGAACAGGatcccacgtgaaggtagaattcctttgtgcatccccttcgtctctgactacttaactgctgctatacaccggactcttttgcgagcacagctgcgagatgatgttgtgttggtgGATATCCcaaacgacagcatcaagTGACAATTAGTTCGCAAGAGATTCTACGATAATCAATGCGTGTCAGAATGTTGCGTGGCttgtccattcggtaaggcCGGTGATTGCGCGaacatcggagttatttaccaaatagaatgcctaacgtgcaacgccatttatattggagaaactggaaggatgctgaacgtgcgtatcaaggaacatttggctaGTAAAAGGCGAGGAAGTTCGATGACACCGCtagggcgccacaaaaatgataagcatgatgaaaatgagtttgaaataaaatgtacaatatttgcgcacgagaaagaaatatctgctaggaaggcattggaagcattctggatttccgtcaggaatccgtccatgaataacaaaaatgagtgcttatcagttaccaatgacttcttgccgttcgtaacactctgtgagctataagattgtcccacatgcagttccttaacgttatccacacACCAGttcttaaggatactgcacagtgcgtagatctcattcgccttgttgacaatctttaagaacgaggtggttcaccagcctcgctagtcggtgagactaACTCAgttcgttttccttttgaaagtcttgcgtggtgtacttagaacggtatcgaggcttggcgagaagagaggaggagtttgatgggatatgcatggcatcaaagacctcgaagcattttcaggccttcgataaagacgagtttggcgaaacgtcaggccaataaaaaagttccaaataaacctcgttggcataacaagaaaacataaataaattctcGATTGTTTGTAcatccttagtttttttttgtgattggaGATTCTATTTAGCATCGATAAGACCTTTATAACTTATCATCTTGGCCACTGCTGTTATAAAGGAACACTTTCATAGTCTAAGGGTCAGAGAATGTTGCCTTAATGAGTGTGGAAGGCAGTCAATTAAAACAGTGAATAAATGTTTAGATACAAGCATGTCAGCGTTCGAAATAGTGCCGAAGAATCAGCTTTCTACAATGCTGCAGAGTTTGAGGAATCAGAGAGTAATCGCATTTTCATGCGCTTATTGAAGAGGCAACTAGCAGCTACGTTGTGGAAATATCCTGCGCAGTGTGAGGaactttttctggatgttcCCACGATTTTCCATTATCAATGTCATCTGGTTTGGTCTTTGTTGTTGTATGTTTGCTATCCTAATGAAGCAAGTCCACATTTCAAATCTGatccaaattttgaaatatatgCTTTTGCTTCACTAAGAAAGTTGCTAGAAATTAGCTTTCAATATTCGATCATTTTGGTTTTGCAGTTACTGGTTAGTACCTCGTTCACAGTCACTCCGGTTGTTGCCATTGTTCTAGCTATAGCATGCTATGAATATGatgatgttggggtctctgtgCACCAATATGGGTCCGGGTTGGAGATTACAATTATGAGTGTGGCCACACTCAAATCCCCTTGatcgtcctaaaaacggcgtgggaaacgccttagttcctacaaTTTATGTTAGAACGGTCTATATTTGTGCACGCTCATATTCtttcagcaacctattcattagtttcacGTGAATAGGCCGCTAAGGAGACCTCATTTGTTCTCGAATACTCGCTCGTTGGCGCGACGCatgcacaaggatggcgcgctctAACCGTACCTCCTAGGAACTAAGCTCGTTTCCCAAGTTGTTTTCCATCacgaagaaattgagaaaccgtttttcaggaacaagaaatttagaagaaaataagcgTTATCACGCTCATAATCATAGTCTACAATCCGAACGCATATTGTTCCGCAGAAACCCtaaaatcgtcaatttcgtgatataccATTgaatgcctttaaagaatgAAAGTTAGTGTACActcagttttaaaaaaaagttctttgttTTAAACATGTCCATCAAGCCTACGTTTTATGGTAATCACTAGAAATTTAAGGCATAATTAACAACGTTagtttattctttttgcagttctccagaacttttttgatttctacgGTGCGATTCTGAGTTATGTGATCCAGGTGTTCcccatatttattttcaactcTTATCAGGATTTGGATGCACCTACTCTTGCTCAACAAATCAGTAACGTTAGTTTCAAGtaatatatttttatcttttgttcCAAAATTGCATATTTATTGATAAGTATCTGCAACGAACGGTTTTTGTCTTCCAGAATGCGTTTTTCTTCATCTATCTCATCAACAGCTTTACAAGATTAACAGACCTGGCTCTCGACGTGGG is a window encoding:
- a CDS encoding hypothetical protein (NECATOR_CHRX.G25941.T1) — its product is MTGSSNCAKKAESSKTTKRRLSLETLELIRQRGAARAAGNQEFTSALARLCREAIKEDLKERRAEVLTEAADAGKSIRYARRDFISRKTRMTALRNPKGTTIASRMGMEKIIYDFYSDLFAMPTCSHHLMLFQRFTRSKYEML
- a CDS encoding hypothetical protein (NECATOR_CHRX.G25942.T1) encodes the protein MTICTYNARTPASEAAIEDLMMRAKKIKYDVIGLTEARRRHTLNAVYETGEELFSGTCDSRGVRGVGVLVNTSMAKNIDSLEQLTTRIGRLRMRRCGPTPALTIFVAYAPTSGCDEEEVKAFYMDLEKFYREDHAFYKVIIGDFNAKVAPRSTPEELHTGTHGLQWNDQGERLSEFITTTMTIHGNSQFQKPSSLRWTWESPGGGYRNEIYHIIVSKRF
- a CDS encoding hypothetical protein (NECATOR_CHRX.G25943.T1); amino-acid sequence: MGQRLAPVLAVCFMSRIEQPVIERLPQMYCRYIDDCFIITSTQSEIDECFRILNERSQYIKLTREQPKDDPQVADRELIADQKRPCACPETRVDSGNGLPVSAEPGLTHDILVSRTSVRPKARNRVTGRCKGGGLESPPTNKLHMSTQGERKFFQKLMGL
- a CDS encoding hypothetical protein (NECATOR_CHRX.G25944.T1); this translates as MYCRYIDDCFIITSTQSEMDECFRILNERSQYIKLTREQPKDGWLPYLNAQIKLHNGIASVKWYHKESSKNVLINAKSAHPNGMKKAIIRNMVKTATAMCTGDKEREESLKLATSIVSSNGYSTLKSSTQSRTTNRIPREGRIPLCIPFVSDYLTAAIHRTLLRAQLRDDVVLVDIPNDSIK